In one window of Erythrolamprus reginae isolate rEryReg1 chromosome 1, rEryReg1.hap1, whole genome shotgun sequence DNA:
- the LOC139171325 gene encoding SCAN domain-containing protein 3-like produces MEKFLRRENAKGPGQNSDPDEGPSMSGRQKKKDKIVSLRQYSKSYLALGFTFTGDETTPIPLCLVCGEKLSNSAMVPSKLKRHLQMKHPSVQNKPMDYFVRLRTNNEKGATFLRKTTKVNESALKASYLVAELIAKSKKSHTLAETLILPACKAIVNEMLGPNAAKEIAKVPLSDNTIARRIDDMSVDIETVVLEKVHISKKFALQLDESTDISGHCQLLANVHFVDGEAIRENFLFCNVLPEKSTGEEIFRVTSEYLDKSGLTWGNCTGVCTDGAAAMVGRAKGFLSRVKERNPDVIVTHCFLHCEALVAKTLLADLAPVLDDVVHIVNFVKTRPLRCRLFATLCKEMGAEHKILLLHTEVRWLSRGKVLARVYELREELKVFLTNERSDYSKLLASDEWCAKLAYLADIFHYLNELNTRMQGRNENLLTSTDKMNGFRLKVKLWQQHVQRGNLEMFPLTRNSMMATLLQCVR; encoded by the coding sequence ATGGAGAAGTTTTTGAGAAGGGAAAATGCAAAGGGCCCTGGACAAAATTCTGACCCAGATGAAGGCCCTAGTATGAGTGGTcgacaaaagaaaaaagacaagataGTGAGCTTGAGGCAATACAGCAAAAGCTATCTAGCATTAGGATTTACTTTCACCGGGGATGAGACTACACCGATTCCACTGTGCTTGGTGTGTGGTGAGAAGCTATCCAACAGTGCCATGGTGCCAAGCAAGCTTAAACGCCATCTCCAAATGAAACACCCTTCTGTTCAAAACAAGCCGATGGATTATTTTGTACGCTTACGTACAAACAATGAGAAAGGGGCAACTTTTTTGAGAAAAACCACAAAGGTAAACGAGAGCGCCCTCAAAGCTAGCTATCTTGTTGCTGAACTCATAGCTAAATCAAAAAAGTCCCACACTCTGGCAGAAACATTAATACTGCCAGCTTGTAAAGCCATTGTAAATGAGATGCTTGGCCCTAACGCAGCCAAAGAGATAGCTAAAGTGCCTCTCTCAGATAACACAATTGCCAGACGTATTGATGACATGTCTGTGGACATTGAAACTGTTGTTTTGGAAAAGGTGCACATCAGTAAGAAATTTGCCTTGCAACTTGATGAGTCAACGGATATTAGTGGACATTGTCAACTCTTGGCCAATGTGCATTTTGTGGATGGAGAAGCCATTAGAGAAAACTTCCTATTTTGCAACGTACTGCCAGAAAAATCAACAGGAGAGGAAATATTTCGGGTCACATCGGAATATCTTGATAAAAGCGGGCTTACATGGGGAAACTGCACAGGTGTCTGCACTGATGGAGCCGCAGCCATGGTCGGGCGCGCCAAAGGCTTCTTAAGTAGGGTCAAAGAAAGAAACCCAGATGTTATTGTTACGCACTGTTTTTTGCACTGTGAGGCCCTCGTTGCAAAGACCTTACTAGCAGATCTAGCTCCTGTGTTGGATGATGTTGTGCACATAGTGAACTTTGTGAAGACGCGACCTTTGAGATGTCGCTTATTTGCGACTTTGTGTAAAGAAATGGGAGCGGAACATAAAATCTTATTGCTCCACACAGAGGTCCGGTGGCTGTCCCGCGGCAAAGTGTTGGCCCGTGTGTATGAGTTGCGAGAGGAACTTAAAGTATTTCTGACAAACGAGAGGTCTGATTATTCAAAGCTGCTTGCAAGTGATGAGTGGTGTGCAAAGCTGGCATACCTGGCTGATATATTTCATTATCTGAATGAACTGAACACACGGATGCAAGGCCGAAATGAAAACCTGCTTACAAGCACTGATAAAATGAACGGATTCCGTTTAAAGGTGAAGCTCTGGCAACAACATGTGCAGCGTGGCAACCTTGAGATGTTCCCACTCACGAGAAACAGTATGATGGCAACACTGCTGCAATGTGTGAGGTGA